One Prinia subflava isolate CZ2003 ecotype Zambia chromosome 8, Cam_Psub_1.2, whole genome shotgun sequence DNA window includes the following coding sequences:
- the BHLHE23 gene encoding class E basic helix-loop-helix protein 23, with protein sequence MAELKSLGSEAYLALAPGYGPSAFAYGAVRGGAEGPRGSYAGGGGADFHAGAMGKSAESSGEQSGDEEDGFEAGVKGGSGFEREGKLKGGALGKKPKEQRSLRLSINARERRRMHDLNDALDGLRSVIPYAHSPSVRKLSKIATLLLAKNYILMQAQALEEMRRLVAYLNQGQALSAPLPATLNPFGQSPVYPFGGAAVPGCPEKCTAFTGAALCKHCNDKP encoded by the coding sequence ATGGCTGAGCTCAAGTCGCTGGGCAGCGAGGCGTACCTGGCGCTGGCCCCGGGCTACGGACCCTCTGCTTTCGCCTACGGGGCCGTGCGCGGGGGCGCCGAGGGCCCGCGGGGCTCGTacgcggggggcggcggcgcggaCTTCCACGCCGGGGCGATGGGCAAGTCTGCGGAGAGCAGCGGCGAGCAGAGCGGCGACGAGGAGGACGGCTTCGAGGCGGGCGTGAAGGGCGGCTCGGGCTTCGAGCGAGAGGGGAAGCTGAAGGGGGGAGCCCTGGGCAAGAAGCCCAAGGAGCAGCGCTCGCTGCGCCTCAGCATCAAcgcgcgggagcggcggcggatGCACGACCTGAACGACGCGCTGGACGGGCTGCGCTCCGTCATCCCCTACGCCCACAGCCCCTCGGTGCGGAAACTCTCCAAAATCGCCACGCTGCTCCTGGCCAAGAACTACATCCTCATGCAGGCGCAGGCCCTGGAGGAGATGCGGCGGCTGGTGGCCTACCTGAACCAGGGCCAGGCGCTGAgcgccccgctgcccgccacccTCAACCCCTTCGGACAGTCGCCCGTGTACCCCTTCGGCGGCGCGGCCGTGCCCGGCTGCCCCGAGAAATGCACTGCCTTCACAGGAGCCGCCCTCTGCAAACACTGTAACGACAAGCCTTGA